The Oncorhynchus tshawytscha isolate Ot180627B unplaced genomic scaffold, Otsh_v2.0 Un_contig_6264_pilon_pilon, whole genome shotgun sequence genome contains the following window.
CATAGATAGCATCTTTAAGGCTAAAGCCAACGGAGGAAACGAGGGACGAGCGACCAGCCCCTTGACCTATTTTCTTACTGCCATTTCAGCAGAAATACAAAGCCTAGTTGTTCAGAGATCGGCTAGCAGACCGTCCACCAGACTGTCCAACAACGACCCACTGCTGAACATTTCCAAGTCAAAGGTCTTAAGATCAGTTCTGCTCAAAATGGCAGAACTCTTTGGCCAAGGTCCAAGTGAAACCTGTCTAGTTCCACTAGTCCAGAGTCAGTCCGACAACTCTGTTTGCGACTGGACTCTGAATGCAGGCACCCTTCATCCAAGTCAATTTCTGTCCCACAACAGAATGACAGAAGTGTCATCCGATGTTGTGGATCTTGTACTTGAGGTTTTTGGGATAACAGGATTTTTGGATAGCAGGAGCCCGTCAAGGCCACAGAGTGCCTGCTCCTACAACTCAGCTAGTGGAGCAATAGATATGAGAGCTCTTGCTGGGGACTTGGTCAGACAGGTGTCTGTCAAACTCAGACCCTTTGTCTCTGAGAGTCAACTCTCCACCATGTCCATGACAGATCTGTCATCATCTATTTCTGACTCCACCTTGAAGCAGTTGTGTTGTAGCTCTGCTGTTGCTGCAGCAACTGTCTGTCAAGCAATCAAAATGGAGCTCGAGAACCAGAGACCTACAAACCTGTCAGCCAGAGACCTACTATCGTCTCTGGTAGAGAGCATTGAAGACATGGATATTTCTGACATCCTCCAGGGCCCGTCGGCCATTTTGGAGGAGGCTGCTATGATTAAGCACCCAGAGATGTCCACCTCGACAATATACAGGTCTCTGCTTCTCGACTCATCTCTCGCCTCCTCTAACATGGTCACTGAGAGCATTATCTTCAACAGCCCACGCCCATCAGAGGAGAATGTGAATATTCAGAATGTGCTCCCTGTTGATAAAGTTGACATCCTCCATGGTCAACCAGTGGAGGGGTATATTGTCAAAGCTGAGCAATGCATCACTCAGGTCATTCAGGATGCAGCTGTGACATATACTGGCGTGCTGGATAAAACCGACACTTGTGGGAAATTGTCGGaagttctgtctgtctgcgttTCCGCGGAGAATATTGAGGATGCATCCTCTGATCTATTTGGTGGAATTATTTCCGACCTGCATGAGGTATCTGAGGTCAATAAGACCTCCATGCGTACGAAATCAGGTCGCAAAATGTTCTGGATGGAAGTGAGTTCAGGTTCCCAGAAGATTTataccaaaaccctggataaactGAGGAAGCTTTTCACCTCTCACCTTCTCACTGAGGGAAAAAATACTCCTGTGCAAATTGAGTTCTATGACACTGGACTACTTGTAACTGAGACCACTGTGGAGGTATCTCCTgtacagaagacagacagtaatacctCTTCAATGTCCTCAGCCCACCAGCTCACCCTCGACACCTGCACTAAAGGGGTCATCAAACAGGTGATCTCGGTGCTGAGGGTGGAGACTTCAAAGGAAGTCAAATGCGAGAGCATGTCAAATGCATCCTTCGACTTCAACCAGAAGTTGGACTCTATAATTTCAAAATTGGAGAGCCTCACCATTTCGAGTGACGTGACGTCAGCCAAGATTGCCACGATCACGCGATCTCGTAGTGTAGCCAGCAGAACCTCTAACATTTCCATCCAGAGCTTTCACAGTGCTGAGTTCCGAGCTACGGCCAAACAGATTGTGCGTGAGGCCATTCTCAGAGCTGCTAGCGAAGCCAACTGTTCTTTGCCACAGAGCATGCCTAGCAGCACCTTCTCACACCATGTGGTTTCTACAACTGAAGATATAGTGAATATGATCATGCAAGACCTTGAAAATCTATCCCAGTACACAGTGGAGGACGCAGACTCCTTCCCACTAGGAGAGAAAAAGCTGCAGTCCCAGCTCAATCCCAGAGTTGTCTTTGACACCTTATTGGATGCTGCTCAAACCATGTACCACAGAGTAAAGGATAGACTGAACGTCTTTTTGTCTTTTCCACCCGTGTCAGTCACCACAGCCAAAGATGTGCTGGACTCCACCCCTGTGGAGACACTCAGATGCTCAAAGTCCCCTGACACTGCTCTTGTTAAGGACAGGAGCCGCCCTCCGTCTCTGAGAAGTGAGAAGCCATTTTCAAAAGTCAGTTTGACTAAAAGGTCTAAAGCCCTTGTGTCTTCGAGTGGCTCCTCCACAGACCACCATGTAATTGACACATGCAGTGAGGATGTCACTCTGCCCCCCAGGAGTATGTCAGTTGTGAGCGACACCAGTTTGAAGagaacctctcctctccatggtAGTGGATTGAGTGCAAGTTGTGAACCTCTTGTGGCTCTACAAGACGGAACAGTGGCAGTCAGCCAAGAAGGCTTTAGCAAAACTGCAAAGAAGACGCTCAGCTTGATCCTAAATGTGATCAAGTGCAGATTGGCCAACTCTGAGAGTTCATCTGTTGGGCAGAATGCAAGGGAGGAGTGTCTGATAGCCACTAACATGTTAGACTCTCTACTAGAGAGCCTTGACCTGTTGCCTGACATGAGTGCTGCCAATGAGATCACAAGGACAGAATGCCATACTTCTAACGCAATGGACAAGACAGGTTCACAGTCAGCGCTTGTGAATCAACAAGAAATAGACATATCTGACACCAGTATCATAGTGAAAACTATAATGGATACATTGAAGACAGACGACCCAGAGATGACTACAGCAGAAGAAAATCTGGATAGGCTCCTGTCAATTGAAGCCCTTCAAGATGCGTCTGGCAACCTGATCGCAAAGGTCCATGGTCTCATTCAGGAG
Protein-coding sequences here:
- the LOC112241606 gene encoding uncharacterized protein LOC112241606 isoform X9, whose protein sequence is MTSLLSDDEERYVSSPEGGDREMRHRPHSAPLSSVFGISEDSVFNMVQRGQSQSEIVLSSSWSRREKYRPVKIPTDTRFMMGIVELVMNLLNSRLAELMRSFSQGTLGPLSGSISASQQFAQEMLSMVSAKMYSHAIEHIAHGHKSPLELERELEAILGPLAGKVIVIIIDSIFKAKANGGNEGRATSPLTYFLTAISAEIQSLVVQRSASRPSTRLSNNDPLLNISKSKVLRSVLLKMAELFGQGPSETCLVPLVQSQSDNSVCDWTLNAGTLHPSQFLSHNRMTEVSSDVVDLVLEVFGITGFLDSRSPSRPQSACSYNSASGAIDMRALAGDLVRQVSVKLRPFVSESQLSTMSMTDLSSSISDSTLKQLCCSSAVAAATVCQAIKMELENQRPTNLSARDLLSSLVESIEDMDISDILQGPSAILEEAAMIKHPEMSTSTIYRSLLLDSSLASSNMVTESIIFNSPRPSEENVNIQNVLPVDKVDILHGQPVEGYIVKAEQCITQVIQDAAVTYTGVLDKTDTCGKLSEVLSVCVSAENIEDASSDLFGGIISDLHEVSEVNKTSMRTKSGRKMFWMEVSSGSQKIYTKTLDKLRKLFTSHLLTEGKNTPVQIEFYDTGLLVTETTVEVSPVQKTDSNTSSMSSAHQLTLDTCTKGVIKQVISVLRVETSKEVKCESMSNASFDFNQKLDSIISKLESLTISSDVTSAKIATITRSRSVASRTSNISIQSFHSAEFRATAKQIVREAILRAASEANCSLPQSMPSSTFSHHVVSTTEDIVNMIMQDLENLSQYTVEDADSFPLGEKKLQSQLNPRVVFDTLLDAAQTMYHRVKDRLNVFLSFPPVSVTTAKDVLDSTPVETLRCSKSPDTALVKDRSRPPSLRSEKPFSKVSLTKRSKALVSSSGSSTDHHVIDTCSEDVTLPPRSMSVVSDTSLKRTSPLHGSGLSASCEPLVALQDGTVAVSQEGFSKTAKKTLSLILNVIKCRLANSESSSVGQNAREECLIATNMLDSLLESLDLLPDMSAANEITRTECHTSNAMDKTGSQSALVNQQEIDISDTSIIVKTIMDTLKTDDPEMTTAEENLDRLLSIEALQDASGNLIAKVHGLIQEITISRQLQSTTGHRSLSQPALPKPALRKLSKDDASELVYSFAQTSVSRLLGQCLGRPMPPTADRVLDQVINLMTDMVMDSLTDLSKSAMEDGK
- the LOC112241606 gene encoding uncharacterized protein LOC112241606 isoform X5 gives rise to the protein MAHLSHRRLKERLSWTMLLPSHLSHRRLKEREAKGESELNQVDLKTSTSTLTLEVEGASELNQVDLKTSTSTLTLEVEGESELNQVDLKTSTSTLTLEVEGESELNQVDLKTSTSTLTLEVEGESVMQESDDVETAGPSQSQETQRVAKAAVVTFTTMTRKAAASQTSLTLSRGKRSYPDLHTFVQDMKDGHWNLLSENMRARMSRDEFSARCMDITNWVMESTSTVVVPALDLTMQIRLSDSSSSSGSGSNVAREVTSLGRSVRFSFRGGPSRRTSSRTTCSTQTPTPFPSSHSSMTSLLSDDEERYVSSPEGGDREMRHRPHSAPLSSVFGISEDSVFNMVQRGQSQSEIVLSSSWSRREKYRPVKIPTDTRFMMGIVELVMNLLNSRLAELMRSFSQGTLGPLSGSISASQQFAQEMLSMVSAKMYSHAIEHIAHGHKSPLELERELEAILGPLAGKVIVIIIDSIFKAKANGGNEGRATSPLTYFLTAISAEIQSLVVQRSASRPSTRLSNNDPLLNISKSKVLRSVLLKMAELFGQGPSETCLVPLVQSQSDNSVCDWTLNAGTLHPSQFLSHNRMTEVSSDVVDLVLEVFGITGFLDSRSPSRPQSACSYNSASGAIDMRALAGDLVRQVSVKLRPFVSESQLSTMSMTDLSSSISDSTLKQLCCSSAVAAATVCQAIKMELENQRPTNLSARDLLSSLVESIEDMDISDILQGPSAILEEAAMIKHPEMSTSTIYRSLLLDSSLASSNMVTESIIFNSPRPSEENVNIQNVLPVDKVDILHGQPVEGYIVKAEQCITQVIQDAAVTYTGVLDKTDTCGKLSEVLSVCVSAENIEDASSDLFGGIISDLHEVSEVNKTSMRTKSGRKMFWMEVSSGSQKIYTKTLDKLRKLFTSHLLTEGKNTPVQIEFYDTGLLVTETTVEVSPVQKTDSNTSSMSSAHQLTLDTCTKGVIKQVISVLRVETSKEVKCESMSNASFDFNQKLDSIISKLESLTISSDVTSAKIATITRSRSVASRTSNISIQSFHSAEFRATAKQIVREAILRAASEANCSLPQSMPSSTFSHHVVSTTEDIVNMIMQDLENLSQYTVEDADSFPLGEKKLQSQLNPRVVFDTLLDAAQTMYHRVKDRLNVFLSFPPVSVTTAKDVLDSTPVETLRCSKSPDTALVKDRSRPPSLRSEKPFSKVSLTKRSKALVSSSGSSTDHHVIDTCSEDVTLPPRSMSVVSDTSLKRTSPLHGSGLSASCEPLVALQDGTVAVSQEGFSKTAKKTLSLILNVIKCRLANSESSSVGQNAREECLIATNMLDSLLESLDLLPDMSAANEITRTECHTSNAMDKTGSQSALVNQQEIDISDTSIIVKTIMDTLKTDDPEMTTAEENLDRLLSIEALQDASGNLIAKVHGLIQEITISRQLQSTTGHRSLSQPALPKPALRKLSKDDASELVYSFAQTSVSRLLGQCLGRPMPPTADRVLDQVINLMTDMVMDSLTDLSKSAMEDGK